A single Haloglycomyces albus DSM 45210 DNA region contains:
- a CDS encoding anthranilate synthase component II — protein MNFKTNGSPTIKYRPSLLLVDFRDSFVHTIAGYLGSYGTDATVRRAEDITVGDVNALRPDGIILSPGPGHPRSARLGHEILTEFAGHTPILGVCLGHQIIAEHWGATVDQAPEMRHGESSEVVHDGRTLFDGIANNPTVVARYHSLTVDPATVVSPLEISASTSNGTVMGLRHRELAVEGVQFHPESILTVDGHRLLRNWVGGLAARSTDTSRALTSQFG, from the coding sequence GTGAACTTCAAGACGAATGGGAGTCCGACGATTAAGTATCGTCCGTCCCTGCTTCTGGTGGATTTTCGCGATTCCTTCGTCCACACCATCGCCGGATACCTGGGGTCCTATGGAACCGATGCGACCGTCCGTCGTGCCGAGGACATCACGGTCGGCGACGTCAACGCTTTGCGGCCGGACGGAATCATCCTGTCGCCCGGTCCGGGCCATCCTCGTTCGGCGCGTCTCGGACACGAGATCCTGACCGAGTTCGCCGGCCACACTCCAATCCTGGGTGTTTGCCTCGGGCATCAAATCATCGCCGAACATTGGGGGGCGACGGTCGATCAAGCCCCGGAAATGCGGCACGGGGAAAGTTCGGAGGTCGTCCATGACGGTCGGACCCTGTTCGACGGTATCGCCAACAACCCCACCGTCGTGGCGCGGTATCACTCGTTGACGGTTGACCCGGCGACCGTGGTGTCTCCATTGGAGATCTCGGCGTCCACCTCAAACGGCACTGTCATGGGGCTGCGGCATCGGGAACTGGCCGTCGAGGGCGTGCAGTTTCATCCCGAATCGATCCTGACGGTGGACGGTCACCGACTACTGCGCAATTGGGTCGGTGGGCTCGCGGCCCGATCGACCGACACGTCGCGAGCGCTCACTTCGCAATTCGGTTAG
- a CDS encoding GNAT family N-acetyltransferase, whose protein sequence is MHNSDNSCLTMIQRAESILTVKAERDFARIATESTGAEFRRLGSMPATRLPELPEYVPYNKVRGYRKEECHRFKELTGFYSEYALNPSVEVWAADADRATHRTLLDAGLQPSITTAALHTRPRPSQSSIVDVQEVGLDDRRYMDVLYRGYDVPRSATAFRRMLAVEHSTPGLRRYIALIDGRAVSAAALFTDDSTSLLAGVATIPAYRKRGCQAALVERRLSDAAEHSDLAIATTAFASPSHANLARQGFHISHTRTTWN, encoded by the coding sequence ATGCACAACTCCGACAATTCGTGCCTGACAATGATTCAACGTGCCGAATCGATCCTCACCGTGAAGGCTGAACGCGACTTCGCCCGCATCGCAACGGAATCCACTGGAGCGGAATTCCGCCGACTCGGTTCCATGCCAGCGACTCGGCTACCGGAACTTCCTGAATACGTGCCGTACAACAAAGTGCGAGGCTACCGGAAGGAAGAATGCCACCGGTTTAAGGAACTGACCGGATTTTATTCCGAATACGCCCTGAACCCGTCCGTCGAAGTCTGGGCTGCCGACGCCGATCGGGCCACACACCGCACGCTGCTGGACGCCGGTCTGCAACCGTCGATCACCACTGCCGCATTGCATACCAGACCGCGTCCATCACAATCGTCAATCGTGGACGTTCAGGAAGTCGGCCTTGACGACCGGCGATATATGGACGTGCTGTATCGCGGCTACGACGTGCCCCGCAGTGCCACTGCGTTCCGTCGCATGCTTGCGGTGGAGCACTCGACTCCCGGCCTACGTAGGTACATCGCCCTGATCGACGGCCGGGCCGTTTCGGCCGCCGCGCTTTTCACCGACGACTCGACGAGTCTCCTTGCCGGAGTGGCCACAATTCCGGCCTACCGGAAGCGGGGTTGCCAGGCAGCACTTGTCGAACGACGACTGTCGGACGCTGCCGAGCACAGCGACTTGGCTATCGCGACTACCGCGTTCGCGTCTCCCAGCCATGCCAATCTCGCCCGCCAAGGATTCCATATTTCGCACACCCGCACCACATGGAACTGA
- a CDS encoding cell division protein CrgA yields MPKSRVRKKKVYHSKSGSSSSTGDQYEPSPAWVPATAVGLIVFGIAWLTIFYLSGQEYPVLAWGNWNLAVGFVSMVLSLLVLSRWK; encoded by the coding sequence ATGCCTAAGTCACGTGTCCGCAAGAAGAAGGTGTACCACTCCAAGAGTGGCTCCAGCTCATCGACCGGAGACCAGTACGAGCCCAGTCCAGCCTGGGTTCCGGCTACGGCTGTCGGTCTGATCGTCTTCGGTATCGCATGGTTGACGATCTTCTACCTGTCCGGGCAGGAATATCCGGTTCTCGCATGGGGAAACTGGAACCTCGCCGTCGGATTCGTCTCGATGGTGCTGAGCCTCCTGGTGCTGTCGCGCTGGAAATAA
- a CDS encoding class E sortase yields MVGFGSESPRGRKPSPHPRSGPAASSGPADDDTVILPAAQGGTAGTGDSASTQKGEPAGLIPGPDETTLLPQIDDGDQGPDSGGDSLNVKRHRSAGAGNGVRNTVRVAGELLLTFGAIVMLFTAYEIWGVSAEINAEQDELSQTLDDIWAETEQTDEEGNPVPELGDAFARMWAPKIREQSWTLVEGTEMSDIAYAPGRYLDGAYPGEQGNFTLAGHNNPAIFQKIRDLEPGDNVVIETKDTFYIYEVQRHEIVDETQVDVTAPVPRQPGATPGDDDYWLTLFTCHPLWDNYERYVVYSQLKDSYARDSEGDLPDEAVEVDA; encoded by the coding sequence ATGGTTGGATTTGGAAGTGAGTCCCCGCGAGGACGTAAACCGAGCCCTCATCCTCGGTCCGGGCCTGCGGCGAGCTCTGGTCCCGCCGACGACGACACGGTCATCCTTCCCGCTGCTCAGGGCGGCACGGCCGGGACCGGCGATTCGGCGTCGACTCAGAAGGGGGAGCCGGCGGGACTGATTCCGGGCCCCGATGAGACCACCTTGCTACCGCAAATCGACGACGGCGATCAGGGGCCGGACTCCGGCGGTGATTCGTTGAACGTGAAGCGGCATCGTAGCGCGGGTGCGGGTAACGGGGTGCGCAATACGGTTCGGGTCGCCGGTGAGCTGTTGTTGACCTTCGGTGCGATCGTCATGTTGTTTACCGCCTATGAGATTTGGGGGGTCAGCGCGGAGATCAACGCGGAACAGGATGAGCTGTCGCAGACCCTCGACGATATCTGGGCCGAAACGGAACAGACCGATGAGGAGGGGAACCCGGTTCCCGAACTGGGTGACGCGTTTGCGCGCATGTGGGCTCCGAAGATCCGTGAACAGTCGTGGACATTGGTGGAGGGCACAGAGATGTCCGATATCGCCTACGCTCCGGGACGTTATTTGGATGGCGCGTATCCGGGTGAACAGGGCAACTTCACTCTCGCCGGTCACAATAATCCCGCTATTTTTCAGAAAATTCGCGATCTGGAGCCGGGCGACAATGTCGTCATCGAAACCAAGGACACCTTTTACATCTACGAAGTACAGCGTCATGAGATCGTGGACGAGACCCAGGTCGACGTCACCGCTCCGGTTCCCCGTCAGCCGGGCGCGACTCCGGGGGACGACGACTATTGGCTGACGCTGTTCACCTGCCACCCGCTATGGGACAACTATGAGCGGTATGTGGTGTATTCACAGTTGAAAGACAGTTATGCCCGTGATTCCGAAGGTGATTTGCCGGACGAGGCCGTGGAGGTGGACGCGTAA
- a CDS encoding YbhB/YbcL family Raf kinase inhibitor-like protein yields MSLERPQAPWPYDYLPQVPSFEVTSTDISDGETLADKHTATGGDVSPQLSWSGFPSDTAAFAITCFDPDAPTGSGWWHWLAHNLDASVTSLDTGAADNMPDGVVQLRNDSGSTGFAGAAPPPGDIPHRYIFAVHALKQKVDIDPGASCAVGSFNIIFNVLARGFLTPVYRIETE; encoded by the coding sequence ATGTCATTGGAACGCCCACAAGCACCGTGGCCGTATGACTACCTACCTCAAGTGCCCAGCTTTGAGGTGACCTCGACCGACATCTCCGACGGCGAGACCCTCGCCGACAAGCACACCGCCACCGGTGGCGACGTGTCTCCGCAATTGTCGTGGTCGGGTTTCCCCTCCGACACCGCCGCCTTCGCCATCACCTGCTTCGACCCCGACGCGCCAACCGGCAGCGGCTGGTGGCACTGGCTGGCTCACAACCTCGACGCCTCGGTCACCAGCCTTGACACCGGCGCGGCCGACAATATGCCCGACGGCGTCGTCCAACTGCGCAACGACTCCGGTTCGACCGGCTTCGCCGGTGCCGCGCCACCCCCCGGAGACATCCCGCACCGCTACATTTTCGCCGTCCACGCCCTGAAACAGAAGGTCGACATCGACCCCGGCGCTTCCTGCGCGGTCGGTTCGTTCAATATCATCTTCAACGTCTTGGCGCGTGGCTTCCTTACCCCCGTCTACCGGATCGAAACCGAGTAA
- the folK gene encoding 2-amino-4-hydroxy-6-hydroxymethyldihydropteridine diphosphokinase produces the protein MITVILSLGANLGEREETIRHAVAQLQPVAVSALYYTPPWGDTEQPDYVNATAVVRRDGWGTAEWFAHTRELEQQAGRVRDPQRRYGPRSLDIDLIAAWDGETAIFSDDPELTLPHPRAQQRAFVLQPWLEIQPDAELPGHGPLTELLQRPELDSDRAAIRRGPEVGPHHHD, from the coding sequence ATGATCACCGTAATACTCAGCCTGGGAGCCAACCTCGGCGAACGAGAAGAGACCATCCGACACGCGGTAGCGCAACTCCAGCCGGTAGCGGTATCGGCCCTGTACTACACGCCCCCATGGGGAGACACCGAACAGCCCGATTACGTCAACGCCACCGCCGTCGTGCGACGCGACGGATGGGGGACGGCCGAATGGTTCGCGCACACCCGCGAACTGGAACAACAGGCCGGCCGCGTCCGCGACCCGCAACGTCGGTACGGGCCGCGCAGCCTGGACATCGACCTCATCGCCGCCTGGGACGGCGAAACGGCGATATTCAGCGACGACCCCGAACTGACTCTGCCGCACCCCCGTGCCCAGCAACGCGCGTTCGTGCTGCAGCCGTGGCTGGAGATCCAACCGGACGCCGAACTGCCCGGACACGGCCCACTCACCGAACTACTACAGCGACCCGAGCTCGACTCCGATCGAGCCGCCATCCGACGAGGCCCAGAGGTAGGACCGCACCACCATGACTGA
- the folB gene encoding dihydroneopterin aldolase — MSDDVITLKGLRAFGYHGVFDQERREGQEFVVDVELETSLRQAAQTDDVYDTIHYGILADRVAAIVSGTPVNLIETLAERIADMCLVESNATRVAVTVHKPHAPIEHAFTDVSVRIERTRR, encoded by the coding sequence GTGTCAGATGATGTAATAACGCTGAAAGGGCTGCGGGCTTTCGGCTACCACGGAGTGTTCGATCAGGAGCGACGTGAGGGACAGGAGTTCGTGGTCGATGTGGAGTTGGAGACGTCGCTACGGCAGGCGGCTCAAACCGACGACGTGTACGACACCATCCACTATGGCATTCTGGCGGACCGGGTCGCCGCGATCGTATCGGGCACGCCGGTCAATCTCATTGAGACCCTGGCCGAACGGATCGCCGACATGTGCCTGGTTGAAAGCAATGCGACCCGAGTGGCCGTGACGGTGCACAAACCGCACGCACCCATCGAACACGCCTTCACCGACGTATCGGTGCGAATAGAACGGACCCGCCGATGA
- a CDS encoding DUF3180 domain-containing protein gives MTDQEPTPSLKPTTAGSIAVAALLGLSIAYVVASWWYQNLPTLEWYNAVALLVLALILAYLAWRTRKQLRTPTSEYEGEPFHALQMARLAVLGKACTVAGSFVAGAYAGFSLWLLLPVSQETAGTQHDTPNAIGGLGASIVLVAAAIWLERSCRIPPEDTNPEGGDDEG, from the coding sequence ATGACTGACCAAGAGCCCACACCTTCGCTGAAACCCACCACGGCCGGAAGCATCGCCGTCGCCGCACTACTCGGCCTGTCCATCGCCTATGTAGTGGCCTCGTGGTGGTACCAAAACCTCCCCACCCTGGAGTGGTACAACGCGGTCGCACTACTGGTACTGGCTCTGATATTGGCCTACCTCGCGTGGCGAACGCGGAAACAACTGCGCACCCCGACCTCCGAATACGAGGGCGAACCCTTCCACGCACTCCAGATGGCACGCCTGGCCGTGCTCGGCAAAGCCTGCACCGTAGCCGGGTCCTTCGTCGCCGGAGCCTACGCCGGATTCAGCCTCTGGCTACTACTGCCGGTATCCCAAGAAACCGCCGGAACACAGCACGACACCCCGAATGCGATTGGGGGCCTAGGTGCCTCAATTGTGCTCGTCGCCGCCGCCATATGGCTCGAAAGATCCTGTCGGATTCCCCCGGAAGATACAAATCCAGAGGGCGGTGACGACGAAGGGTAA
- a CDS encoding ArsR/SmtB family transcription factor has translation MAEEPFKALADPTRRVILDELAERSGQTLFEICSRLVMKHGISMSRQAVSQHMAVLETAGLVESRREGRYKFHDLNTAPLEQITRRWLDPDRQESDE, from the coding sequence ATGGCTGAAGAACCGTTCAAGGCCTTGGCGGACCCTACTCGGCGGGTGATCTTGGATGAGCTTGCCGAGCGGTCGGGGCAGACGCTTTTCGAAATCTGTTCCCGATTGGTCATGAAGCACGGCATCAGCATGTCCCGTCAGGCCGTTTCACAGCACATGGCCGTGCTGGAAACGGCGGGTTTGGTGGAAAGCCGGCGAGAGGGCCGCTATAAGTTCCATGATTTGAATACGGCGCCGCTCGAACAGATCACGCGGCGCTGGCTCGATCCCGACCGACAGGAGAGCGACGAATGA
- a CDS encoding AAA family ATPase, with product MTSIELITARARAGLESRRGIVRLHPEIFTALGLQPGDAITMRGRHTTTAIAFEADRHASRRSLYADDLTLGNLGVRENTEVDVSPAQLTAAQNITIDAPASIVAGVDTEILRRSLLSKVVTEGDDISLLPIEIGDKSLAGATRRTLNNTLGMGWTSFILTATSTDPDGPVMITNDTRVQWLNPMTHRLRPETTGPRLATAEGDRAPHSVTSAPSSPQAIRPTPPRAPAINPGTQTSELPDNTIPYADLAGYRQPAEELRELLDLAFFHSEVLTVVGTKVRLGIMMTGPSGTGKSTIVNSVVNELGINLHELSGPDLAAMDANAAAGQLRDTRGNLNGHSVLLLRNVDAIAPEDKPTPLSTMFTRFTEEILESGNAVICTTTNIDAVSRDLRAALEHEVIVDLPDLEARRDILTYLTKSMKLDDAVDLDAIAARAQGYVAADLDAVIREAGVKAALRAKDGGATALQTDDLTTALDTVSPSALADDHVDLGGLTLADVGGMHDLKQSLTETILWPLSYPDAFTRLGIEPPRGILLYGPPGCGKTYIVRAVAGEGQANVITVKGSELLNKWVGESERNVRELFRRARAAAPTLMFFDEIDALVPQRGGGSDNPTADRVVAALLTELDGAESLHDVVIVGATNRPDIIDPALLRPGRLERLLYVPPPDAEGRADILRAGAKNVPFSEDVNLDELADELWLYSAADCSALVREAALTAMRESLDASVVTMAHLESARQRIRPSLDMKQLEDLENYSEKRNGM from the coding sequence GTGACTTCGATCGAACTTATTACCGCACGTGCCCGCGCCGGACTCGAATCCCGGCGCGGCATTGTTCGACTTCATCCCGAAATCTTCACCGCCCTGGGGCTACAGCCCGGTGACGCGATCACCATGCGCGGACGGCACACGACCACGGCCATCGCCTTCGAGGCCGACCGCCACGCCTCACGACGGTCGCTCTACGCCGACGACCTCACCCTCGGCAACCTGGGCGTTCGGGAAAACACCGAAGTTGACGTCAGCCCCGCCCAGCTCACAGCGGCACAGAACATCACCATCGACGCCCCCGCCTCCATCGTCGCCGGAGTGGACACCGAAATCCTCCGCCGTTCCCTCCTGTCGAAAGTGGTGACCGAAGGCGACGACATATCTCTCCTCCCCATCGAAATCGGCGACAAAAGCCTGGCCGGTGCCACCCGCCGGACACTCAACAACACCCTCGGCATGGGTTGGACCAGCTTCATCCTGACCGCCACCTCCACCGACCCGGATGGACCGGTCATGATCACCAACGACACCCGAGTGCAATGGCTCAACCCGATGACCCACCGGCTCCGTCCCGAAACGACCGGTCCACGCCTCGCCACCGCCGAAGGCGACCGAGCGCCGCACTCAGTCACCAGCGCGCCCAGCTCACCGCAGGCCATCCGCCCCACGCCGCCGCGCGCACCGGCGATCAACCCCGGCACCCAGACGAGCGAGCTTCCCGACAACACCATCCCGTACGCCGACCTCGCCGGATACCGACAACCGGCAGAGGAACTGCGCGAGCTACTCGACCTCGCCTTCTTCCACAGCGAAGTACTCACCGTCGTAGGGACCAAGGTTCGCCTCGGCATCATGATGACCGGACCCTCCGGAACCGGAAAATCCACCATCGTCAACTCCGTCGTCAACGAACTCGGCATCAACCTCCACGAACTCAGCGGCCCCGACCTCGCCGCCATGGACGCCAACGCCGCCGCCGGACAACTCCGCGACACTCGCGGCAACCTCAACGGCCACAGTGTTCTCCTGCTGCGCAATGTGGACGCCATCGCGCCGGAAGACAAACCCACTCCACTCAGCACCATGTTCACCAGGTTCACCGAGGAGATCCTGGAAAGCGGAAACGCCGTCATCTGCACCACCACCAACATCGACGCCGTCAGCCGCGATCTGCGTGCCGCCCTCGAACACGAAGTCATCGTCGACCTCCCCGACCTCGAAGCACGGCGTGACATTCTCACCTACCTCACCAAGTCGATGAAGCTCGACGACGCGGTCGACCTCGACGCCATCGCCGCCCGAGCCCAGGGGTACGTCGCCGCCGACCTCGACGCCGTCATACGCGAAGCCGGAGTCAAAGCCGCCCTGCGTGCCAAAGACGGTGGAGCCACCGCACTGCAGACCGACGACCTCACCACCGCCCTCGACACCGTCAGCCCGAGCGCGCTCGCCGACGACCACGTCGATCTCGGCGGGTTGACCCTGGCCGACGTCGGGGGCATGCACGACCTGAAACAGAGTCTCACCGAAACCATTCTCTGGCCACTGTCCTATCCGGACGCCTTCACGCGCTTGGGCATCGAACCGCCACGCGGCATTCTGCTGTACGGGCCGCCCGGGTGCGGAAAGACCTATATCGTTCGCGCCGTGGCCGGGGAGGGACAAGCCAACGTCATCACCGTGAAAGGCTCCGAACTGCTCAACAAATGGGTCGGGGAGTCCGAACGGAACGTGCGCGAACTGTTCCGTCGCGCTCGGGCCGCCGCGCCGACGCTCATGTTCTTCGACGAGATCGACGCCCTCGTCCCGCAACGTGGAGGAGGAAGCGACAATCCCACCGCCGACCGGGTCGTGGCGGCATTGTTGACCGAACTGGACGGAGCCGAATCGCTTCACGACGTCGTCATCGTGGGCGCGACCAACCGACCCGACATCATCGACCCCGCGCTACTGCGTCCCGGACGCCTGGAGCGTCTGCTGTACGTGCCACCGCCGGATGCCGAGGGCCGTGCCGACATCCTGCGCGCCGGAGCCAAGAACGTTCCCTTCTCGGAGGACGTGAACCTGGACGAGCTGGCCGACGAACTGTGGCTGTACTCCGCCGCCGACTGTTCGGCATTGGTACGCGAAGCCGCCCTCACCGCTATGCGCGAGAGCCTGGACGCTTCGGTGGTCACCATGGCGCACTTGGAGAGCGCCCGGCAACGTATCCGCCCGAGCCTGGATATGAAACAGCTGGAGGACTTGGAGAACTACTCCGAAAAACGCAATGGGATGTAG
- a CDS encoding thiolase family protein encodes MREVVIGSAARSPVAVGKPGGALSEIHPVDVAAPVFQTALNRSGLLPDQVDDVIVGCVSQVDEQSWNIARNIVLAAGWPETVPGTTVDRQCGSGQQAIAFATALVASGQADVVVAGGVESMSRVPMGSSSADGKPYGEAVRARYAEQLDTTRTLPFNQGVAAEKIAAKWGIDRAAMERFALASHQKAASARDAGDFDREIVPFDEYEVDEGIRDTSLEKLAGLKPAFSEDGSITAGLASQISDGAAAVVVMSAEKSSTLRRKPMARVVDHAAVGSDPVMMLDGVIPATEKILGRTGMSPDEIGVFEVNEAFASVPMAWAQATGLAADDERLNPRGGAIALGHPLGATGARLSTSLLHYMQDSGQRYGMQVMCEGGGMANATVYELLN; translated from the coding sequence ATGCGCGAAGTAGTTATTGGTTCCGCCGCCCGGTCCCCCGTTGCCGTGGGCAAACCGGGCGGCGCGCTCTCCGAAATTCACCCCGTCGACGTCGCCGCCCCGGTGTTCCAGACCGCTTTGAACCGTTCCGGCCTGCTGCCCGACCAAGTCGACGACGTCATCGTCGGTTGCGTCTCCCAGGTCGACGAACAGTCCTGGAACATCGCCCGCAACATCGTTCTCGCCGCGGGTTGGCCTGAAACGGTCCCCGGCACGACGGTCGACCGGCAATGCGGTTCGGGGCAACAGGCGATCGCCTTCGCCACCGCCCTCGTCGCCAGCGGACAGGCCGACGTCGTCGTGGCCGGTGGAGTCGAATCCATGTCCCGCGTCCCGATGGGCTCGTCGTCCGCCGACGGAAAACCCTACGGTGAGGCCGTACGGGCCCGCTACGCCGAACAACTCGACACCACCCGCACGCTGCCGTTCAATCAGGGTGTCGCGGCGGAGAAGATCGCCGCGAAATGGGGCATCGACCGCGCTGCGATGGAACGATTCGCCCTCGCCAGCCACCAGAAGGCCGCGAGCGCGCGCGATGCGGGCGATTTCGATCGCGAGATCGTTCCCTTCGACGAGTACGAGGTTGACGAGGGGATTCGAGACACCTCGTTGGAGAAGTTGGCGGGCCTGAAACCTGCCTTTTCGGAGGACGGGTCGATTACGGCCGGTCTGGCCTCGCAGATTTCCGACGGGGCCGCCGCCGTGGTGGTGATGAGCGCCGAGAAGTCGAGTACTTTGCGGCGCAAGCCGATGGCCCGCGTGGTCGATCATGCGGCGGTGGGTTCTGATCCGGTCATGATGTTGGACGGGGTCATTCCCGCGACGGAGAAGATTCTGGGGCGTACCGGGATGAGTCCGGACGAGATCGGGGTTTTCGAGGTGAACGAGGCGTTCGCGTCGGTCCCGATGGCGTGGGCGCAAGCGACCGGGCTGGCCGCCGACGACGAGCGTTTGAATCCGCGCGGCGGTGCGATCGCTCTGGGGCATCCGCTGGGTGCGACGGGGGCGCGCCTGTCGACGTCGCTTTTGCATTACATGCAGGATTCCGGGCAACGCTACGGGATGCAGGTGATGTGCGAAGGCGGCGGAATGGCCAACGCTACCGTCTATGAGCTGTTGAATTAA